The following nucleotide sequence is from Nautilia sp. PV-1.
GAAAGAAAGTTTATTTGATTTTTATAAAACAAGAAATGATTTTATAAAAAAATACATTAATGAAAATATTGATTTTACGGATGTGTATGATCCGTATTTGCCTGAAAAAAGAAGCAGTCCAATAATGATTATCGGTGAGGCTCCCGGAGCTAACGAAGTAAGGCTGAAGCAGCCTTTTGTCGGGAAAGCAGGGGAAAACCTGAATTATTTAATAAATTTAAGCGGCTTAAGCAGGGCAGAAGATTTTTTAATTACGAACGCTTTTCCTTTCAGAACATTTGAGGGAAATAAAAACAGAACGCCAAAAGCTTCCGAATTAAAAATCGGGGCAAAACTTTTAGAAGATGAAATAGAAATAGTAAATCCTGCTCTTATACTTCTTTTGGGAAATTCAGCAATAAAAGCGTTTTCATATATACCCTGGGCAAAAGAGGTTAAAAATTTACAAAAATGCGGTGTTTATGATATAAACGGATACAAAGTGGGACTCTGTTTCCATCCTTCGCCCCTGGCATTTAACCGTAAAGATATAAGAGAATCTTTAGAAGCGTTCTTTAAAAACCTAAAAACACTTATATGACACTTTTTTACTTTACATTGATGTATGAGTTTAATATAATTAACCAAAAAAAGGAATATAATGGCAAGAGAAATTAACGATCAGATTTTAAGTTTCGGAGAAATTCAAGAACCTCATGAAAGTTTTACGATAGCATACGGCAGCGTAAGGGTAGAACAAAACAGACTTTATAAAGACGTTCTTCCGACTGATGCCGTTAAGCAGGTTATTATTATGCTTCAGGAACAGGCTCAGGA
It contains:
- a CDS encoding uracil-DNA glycosylase, with amino-acid sequence MNWKESLFDFYKTRNDFIKKYINENIDFTDVYDPYLPEKRSSPIMIIGEAPGANEVRLKQPFVGKAGENLNYLINLSGLSRAEDFLITNAFPFRTFEGNKNRTPKASELKIGAKLLEDEIEIVNPALILLLGNSAIKAFSYIPWAKEVKNLQKCGVYDINGYKVGLCFHPSPLAFNRKDIRESLEAFFKNLKTLI